Below is a genomic region from Ancylomarina subtilis.
TCAACGCCATTCTGATGACCAACAATTCGATGCTCGCCTCTCGCCTTTGCCCATCTTCCATTACCATCCATAATAATGGCGATATGCTTGGGTAATCTATCCTTTATAATCTTATCTGTAATCAACATATATTATTTTACTATTCTATCGTATGCATGACATTCCAAATCATTAAAGAGTTGCAATGTTAAGGTTACACCTAAAAATGATATCCAATCATCATTGTGAAACTTATTGGCAATATTCAATTTATTTGGATCACTCAATCCATCCAAATCATCGGTAAAACTTTTCTTGAACGCCCACTCAACAGCAGCAGTCCAGCGTTTCCCAATTAGATATTTACAACCTACTCCCATAGGAATAGCGAATGATGAAGTCGTACTACTAGATGATATATACGACAGGCCACTTGTAATATAGGGCGAAAAACGTTTAGCCCGACTTGACAATGGCACTAAGAACGGTTGAAAATTGAACTCCACTTGAAGAGAAAAATCAACCAACTCTGTTTCAAAAGAGGCTGCTCTCGATTGTTGATACTTATTATCAAAATCCAAATCATTGCCTTTTAAACTACCAAAACTTAAACTCGTTCTCAAAGCATACCTTGGTCCCATATTATAACGGTACATAAAACCAATCGATGGTGTACTTGAATAAAGCTGCTTATTGGGGTTAATATCTCCCAGATAATAGTTGGCCCCTACAATAATACCTGCATCAGATGAATTCTGAGCGTAGATTGAATGGCCAACAAAAAAGAATAATATCCCTAAAATAAATCTGTTCATGAAAACCTGTTTATATAACTTAATTCTTCTTATTCGAACATAAGATGCGCTAAGTATTGAATATTATTCAATCATAAGCTACAAAAGTAGCATATAATCTGAAAAAACCTCGGGTCTTAACAAAAATTAACCGCGACTTACAAATATTTTCATCACCCCCTAAATACTAGCTAATTGCGCTTATCAACTCCCCACATTAACTTGTTTCGAAGTGTACTATAAAAAGAATGTGTTTTTAATTTTAAGACCTTAATTTTAAAATCTGCTTTACTTATTTTTAATTCATTTAAGGCTTCAAAACTAACCGATCGTGAATCTAAAGAAGCCAGATAACTATCACTTCTCCCTTCAACTTTCAGCGTTATTTCCTGATGGTTTGGCACAACAATAGGGCGAACAGTTAGATTATGGGGAGAAATAGGAGAAATAACAAAATTTTGTGTATTGGGGATCACAATGGGACCTCCTACACTAAGCGAATAAGCTGTAGAACCTGTTGGTGTCGCAATTATCAATCCGTCTGCCCAATATGAATTCAAATATTCATCATCAATATAAGTATGAATCGTGATCATGGATGCTGAATCCTTCTTGTGAACTGTAAATTCATTCAAAGCATAATTAAAATCTTTGAATAAGCCATTATCCCCTACCTGAACCTTAAGCAGTGTTCTTTCCTCTATCGTATAATTACCTTCAAAAATGTCGGCGATTGCAGCCGGTATTTCATCACGGGCAATATCAGCCATAAACCCCAAACGTCCACTATTTACACCCACAATTGGAATCCCGGAATCTTGTACCAAACTTACGGCATTAAGAAATGTCCCGTCTCCTCCAATACTAAAGAAAAAATCAACTCTTTTGTCCAAATCGACATGCTGAGTAAAAAACTCATCCACATCAGGAGTAAAATTCAATTCCTCAACAATTGAATCGTAAAAAGGACGGTAGATACAAAGTTCGATCTTGTGAGAATTGAACTCGTCTAAAATTAATTTAAAGCTATCTAGAAAATCTTCACTAAACTGCTTCCCAAACAGGGCTACCTTCATGTTGTTTTATAATAAGTGAGTGTTTGATATAAGTGGATATAACTAAGGCTCAACATCCAATTTCAAATAAACAATAACGTATATTGCTATTTATTCACAAATATAAGGGAATAGAGCAGCCAAACAAGAGCAAGAGCCTTTTGAATGACACAAAATTACGTATTCAGAAATTTCATAAAGGCATTATAACGATCGAAAAGCAACTCTTGCATATCATCATCTCTTAAATAGGATGATTTGATGGTATAATCGTAACGATGGAAGGTCTGGATAATAGATGTCAGGTTTGTTTTATTAATCTTCAGCGTCAGCTCTATTTTTCGGGAAGTATCAGATGACTTCACATAGAGACTCAAAATTTTGGCATCATTCCCTTCTACAATCTGAGCGATCTCGCTCAAAGAATAATCAATCGAATTTAATTCCAAAACAATAACACCCCCGGGTTCGCTAACAGCAAAAATTTTATCGACATACTGCATCAAATCACCTAAAGTAATCAAACCCAAATAGGTGCCGTCATCCAAAAGAACAGGAATCACCGTCAGTTTTAAATGCGACACCTTATCGATGACATCATAAATATGCTGATTCTGAGTAACAAATGGACTGAATAAGGATAACTTTTGTTTTCCTATAGGAGCTTCAACCTGATTTAAATCGTAGATATCATTATCAGATAAAAGGCCGATAAATTCATCGCCTCTCACTATGGGCAGGTGAGAAACCTTAAATATTTCCATCCAATTAAGAGCCTGAAGACCCGTATCAGATTCGCGCAAAACCGGAACAACATCAGAAATTAAATCTTTTGCAATCATATTAGGTTTTTTTTCAAGGAAATACTTCTAATTTTGCTTTTCAACAAAACAAACAATAGTATAAATTTTGAGTTTCATTTCTGACAACTCAATCATTCTTACATAAAATGACTAGACTTAGTGTAAATATAAACAAAATTGCAACATTAAGAAACGCCAGAGGCGGCAATACGCCGAATGTTTGCAAAATGGCAACAGACTGTGAAAGATTTGGTGCTGAAGGCATCACGGTACACCCTCGACCAGATGAACGTCACATCCGCTATCAGGATGTATTGGATCTTAAAAAGATTGTTACGACTGAATTCAATATTGAAGGCTACCCAAACAAAGAATTTATTGATTTAGTGCTAAGTGTGGTTCCTGAACAAGTTACTCTTGTTCCTGATCCGCCGGAAGCATTGACTTCAAACGCTGGCTGGGATACGGTTACCCATAAAGATTTTTTAATTGAAGTAATTTCGAAATTCAAAGCTGCTGGCATCAGAACCTCTATTTTTGTTGATACAGATCTTAAAAATGTAGAAGGAGCCAAAGCTACCGGAACCGATCGTATTGAACTGTACACCGAACCTTTTGCAACAGATTATCCTAAAAATCCCGAGGAATCTGTTCGAGCTTTTGCAATTGCTGCAGAAAAAGCACACGAATTAGGATTAGGCATTAACGCAGGGCACGATTTAAGTCTTGAAAACTTAAAGTTTTTCAACGAAAACGTACCGAATTTAGCTGAAGTTTCAATCGGACATGCATTGGTTGCTGACGCTTTATATTTTGGAATGGAGAACACCATTCAAATGTACAAGCGCCAACTAAAATAAAACAGACTTGTTTGATGCGGCATTGTGATAATTCCGCATCAAACATTTTATCTCATCTATTAATTCCCATGAAACTCAATTATAAGAAACTTGGTGAAGGTCCTGCCCTAATAATCGTACATGGTTTGTATGGCAGCCTGGATAATTGGCTAAGCATCGCCAAAGAATTGTCTCAACATTTCGAAGTGTTTTTAATTGATCAACGAAATCATGGCAATTCGCCTCACTCCGACTCTCACAGCTATACCGATCTCAAAAACGATCTTCTGGAATTTATGGATGATCAGAATATTGAAAAGGCTGTGCTACTTGGTCATTCGATGGGGGGTAAAACTGTGATGTTTTTTGCCATCGACCATCCCGAAAGGGTTAGCAACCTGGTTGTCGTTGATATTGCGCCCAAAAACTACAGCAAAATATCGGATTACACGCCTCAAACTATTAACCACGAACACATTGTTTCTGTCATTCTCAATCTTGATTTAAGTTTATTTAAATCAAGAACTGAAATCAATCATGAACTTGCCAATCACATCAAGAGTGAAAAGGTTAGACAGTTTCTTTTGAAAAACCTCAAACGAAAGGACGATAAAAGTTTTGGTTGGAAATTGAATATCGAAACAATTAGCCAATACCTGCCGCAAATAATGGATGGGATTGATGAAAGTTCGTTTATGAAAGGAAAAGGAATTACCGGCTTTCCGGTTCTGTTCATTCGTGGAGAAGAATCGAATTATATATGCGATGATGATCACAAAAAGATTCGCACAATATTTCCCTACGCTGAAATCACCAGCATTCCTAAAGCTGGCCATTGGGTACATGCCGAGCAGCCCGATTTGTTAATTAAAACAGTGAACTATTTTATTTTGGAGTAGTTCATCGAAAAACATAAAAGAGCCGGATAGAATTAAATTCTACCCGGCTCTTTAGATTTTAGGTCCGGAACCTGATTAAGACCAGATTATAGGATAAGAATAAACAGTCTTAGCTTGAATATTATAATCTTCATGTTTCGATGTAGATGGGTTAATTCCATCTTCATATTTAACACCATTAATTCTTACCTTGTATTGCTTATCAGCTTCTAACTCATCAAGAGATTCAAATTCTGAATCAACATTCTTATCAATTTGAATTTCCATCACATCGTTAGCCTGAGCGGAAAGAGAACGACTTCTAAATAGGATTTTTCCGTTTAGGTCAAGTATTTCAACGTAGTAATAAATATTACTTTCATCAAGAGCGGTCCATTTTACAACATGAGTCCCTTGATTATAGTCTTGCTCATTTTTTAGTGAACCAATCGTTTTATCATCGTTCACATCAGTTAATTTAATCTCTAAACCATTATCCAACTTTAAATAAAACTTGGCATCATCGTTTTCAGGAAATGTTTCCGATGTTAAACTATTAATACCGACTTTGTCCAACACAAACACAGGCTCTGTACCTTCAACAACTTTTGTCAATTCAAGCTTCTGGCCTGATTTCAACAACAATTTAGCTTTCTCAATGCTTTTCCCTGCAACTCTACATTGCAGATATCTGCTCACATCACCACTCGTATTTATTGAGTTTACAACAAATGCATCAGCAGTAATATCATTGACAACCGGAATGTTAGTCGTGCAAGTTAATTTACGTCTGTTATCAGCACTCAAAACTAAATTTTGAGCATTGGTTCCTTTTTGTAAAAACCAATCAATAGCTTCCCCATTACCAAATGTGTTATCTTTTATAACAAGTTTTTTCTCGTCAAGACTCCAGGTTCCCACTTCCTCTTCCTCACGTCCACCATACTCTTGCTTAATCAGATCTCCATCTCTTTCGAACCAATAAACAATTAAATCATCATCCTGACTGTAATCATCTGAAACAAAATCATTAGCGAACCAATATTTATCTGTCAAATCATTTTTTTCGAAATTAATCTCAACATCTCCTCCTCCACTACTTCCCCCACAGGAAGTCATAACTATTGAAAGTGCAGAAACGGCAAGAATGCCAATACCTTTAAATCCTATTTTTTTCATCGTTCTATTCTAAAATTTTAGCTTTTAAACTAAGACTGATTTCAATTCTATTATTTTAAACACGAAACTAAGCAAAATATTGCACAGATTATGATTCTAAATTAAAACCCTTTCGAAATTTATTTGAGGTATTAAATCTTCACCTTTGTACCGAAGAATCAGCTGAGCCGTTGCCAAAATATCTTTCTCACAATAAATAGCAATCCGTTCCAAGTCGTTCTCTTCCCAATACACCTTACCTACCATCGATCCATCAATATCATCCTTTGGAGTGGGAATATTGAAAATTTCACACAATAGAGCCAATGAGGTATAATGCTTATAATCACCAAATTTCCACAACTCCATTGTGTCCAAAAATTTGATTTCCCAAGGTTTTTTCCCCGCTATATTTAAGGCTTTAGGTAGTTTCAATCCATTTATCAACATGCGACGTGCGATATAGGGAAAATCGAATTCTTTACCATTGTGCGCACACAAATTGCGAGAAGGTTTGGTACAAAATCGATCGAGCATTTGTCCAAATTCAGCTAGCAGCTCTTTTTCATCATGACCGTAATAGGATTTGACCTTAAAAAACTTCTCTGTCCCTTTTCTTACGATTACGCCAGTCGAAATACAAACGATTTTCCCAAACTCAGAATAAATCCCGGCTCTGTCATAAACATCAGAAGCGGATTCCTCTTCGTTTCTAAAATAATTCGATTTCTTCTCCCATAAGTCTTGCAACTTAGGGCTGATCTTATCAAAATTAGCCTCTCCTGACACCGTTTCGATATCAATAAAAAGTAAATCTTCTAATTTAACACCATCAAGCATAAGCAATAATTTATCATAAATGAAAATTAAATCTATAAAAAAAGGAGATCATTACAAAATCTCCTCCCTAAACGATATCTTTTGAGATCTTATTAAATACTCACTTTCAGATTCTTTTGGATAAACTGAGTCAAAATATCAATCGCCACATGATTATTACCACCCTGAGGAACAATGATATCTGCATAACGTTTGGTTGGCTCAATAAATTGCAAATGCATCGGCTTAAGCGTATCCTCATATCGGTTTAAAACCACATCAACTGAACGACCACGCTCAACAATATCACGCTTAATCACTCGATTCAATCTGTCATCAGCATCGCAGTCGACAAAAACTTTGATATCCATCAGGTCGCGCAGCTCGGGTTGAGTTAAAGCCAAAATACCCTCAATGATAACCACTTCGGTTGGCTCAACACGAACGGTTTCTTCAGAACGTGTGCAAGTTAGATAGGAATAAATAGGTTGATCGATTGCCTTACCATCTTTCAATTGCTTTAAGTGTGCTTGCAACAATTCAAATTCAATTGAGTTTGGATGGTCAAAATTAATTTTCTGACGCTCTTCCAATGGTAGGTGACTACTGTCACGGTAATAGGAATCTTGAGGTAACACAGCAACCTCGCCCTTAGGTAAACGATCAATTATCTTTCTCACAACGGTCGTTTTACCCGAACCTGTGCCTCCAGCTATTCCAATTATTAACATGCGAAATGGTATTTAAATCAAATATTATAAATTTGCACTAATTTTGCAGTGCAAAGATACAAATTTTATGCTGAGTTTTTAATTCAAGCCTGGTTGCTAATGGATACAATTCCATCAGATATCAAATTCATTTGACAGATTGAAGTAACTAAAATTACCAGCAAGTTAAATATATCATCGTATTAGATCAGACACGTTTAGTCTAAGCCAAATATTCCAAAATAGTCTTTATGAACTTATATCCTTTAAAATTCACACCTATTCCAAAAGAAAAAATTTGGGGTGGGAATCGCTTAAATTCAATTCTAAATAAAGAATTCAACCCTGATAATCAAACAGGTGAAAGTTGGGAAATTTCAGGTTTGGAAGATGATATTTCTGTTGTGAAAAATGGCTTCCTTGAGGGAAACGATTTGGAGGAACTGATAGAAGTTTATATGGGAGAATTGGTAGGCGATAAAGTTTATGACCAATTCGGTATCGAGTTTCCACTCTTGATTAAATTTATTGATGCCAGCGAGAATTTATCCGTACAAGTTCACCCTGACAATGACTTTGCAATTGAAAAGCATAAGGCTTATGGGAAAACTGAGATGTGGTATATTATTGAAGCTGAAAAAAATGCAGAGCTTTTCATTGGTTTCAATCAAACCATGAATAAAAACCTGTTCCTTGATGCCATTCAAAATGGAAATTTGCCTGAGTTGATCAATACTGAAAAAGTTGAATCAGATACCTGCTATTTAATTCCTGCCGGCAGAATTCATGCCATTGGCAAAGGCGTTCTTTTAGCAGAAATCCAACAAACATCGGATATTAACTATCGAATTTACGATTGGGACAGACGTGATGCAGACGGAAATACCAGAGAACTTCATCTCGATTTTGCCAAAGAAGCCCTGGACTACAATTATGAGAAAAAACACAAAACAGACTTTGAGCATAAGATGAATGCAACATCCGAGCTTGTGAAATGTCCTTTTTTCTCAACAAACATCCTGGAATTCAACAAAACGATTGAGAAAGATTACTTCCATCTTGATTCATTTGTTATTTATATTTGTTTAGATGGCGAGTGTGAGATTCAATATGATGATGAAGAAACGGTTTCATTGACAAAAGGAGAAACCGTTTTGATTCCAGCCAGTTTAAAAAATCTGACTTTAGCACCTAAACAAGACACCAAACTTATCGAAGTCTTTATTCAGTAATCTAAATTCAGTTTACACAGTAAAAAACAGGCTCTCTTCATCAAAATATAAAGGTCAATCAATATAATGACACTCAATATTTCGATTAAGCAAGTTTCTGATTAACTTTGCCCAGCAAAAAAAATATAAAACATGAAGGTCAATACAGCCGAATTTATAATCTCGAATAGCGAAGTAAAAAAATGCCCCAAAGCGAATATGCCGGAGTATGCTTTTATTGGACGTTCGAATGTTGGGAAATCATCCCTGATTAACATGCTAACGAATCACAAGAGTTTAGCTAAAATTTCAGGAAAACCAGGAAAAACCCAACTGATCAACCATTTCTTGATTAATAAAGAATGGTACTTGGTCGACCTTCCCGGATATGGTTATGCCAAAGTTTCAAAAAACTTACGCAGTGGTTTCAGTAAAATCATCTATAGCTATATCGAAAGCCGTGAAAATTTAGTTAACCTATTTGTTTTGGTTGATTCACGTCACGATGCACAACAAATCGACCTTAACTTTATGGAATGGTTGAATGTAAACGGTATTGCTTTTTCCATCATTTTCACGAAAGCCGATAAGCTTACAAAAAAGAAACTGGCTGATAACATTGAAGCATACAAAAAACAAATGCTGGTAAGATGGGAAGAAATGCCTCCTTATATTATCAGTTCCTCTTCATCCGGAATGGGACAAGAAGAGATTTTAAATTTTATCGAAGAAACCAATAAGATTGTCAGCTTCTAAAAAATACAAGCAAAGAAGATTTCCCTCCGAAATCTTCTTTTTTCATTATAAGCCCCAATCAATTAACTCGTTCAAATACAAGAGTACAAATACAACATTTGCACTCCATTTTTTATTAAAAACTAGTTTATATTCTTAAATTTGCACCATCATTATTTTAGTGCAGTTATAAAGAATTTAATCAATTCAATAAACAGTGTACTAGAGTCACTTACAACATCAGTAAAACAGCCAACTTATGAATGCCCCAATTAAAATTTTTGCAGGTTCAAAGAGTGAAAAATTAGCAGCCGAAATTGCTAAAGCAGCCGGATTAGAAGTCGGTAACTCAAGTATCATCAACTTTAGTGATGGTGAATTTGAAGTTGCTTTCGAAGAGACCGTTCGTGGATCACATGTATTTATCGTTCAGTCTACTGTTCCTCCTGCTGACAACTTAATGGAACTTTTAATGATGATTGATGCTGCCAAAAGAGCATCTGCTTATAAAGTTTGTGCCGTAATGCCATATTTCGGGTTTGCTCGTCAGGACAGAAAAGATCGTCCCAGAGTAGCTATCGGGGCAAAACTAGTAGCCAACCTATTAATGGCTGCAGGCGTAGACCGTGTTATGACAATGGACTTACATGCTGATCAAATTCAAGGATTCTTTGACATCCCGGTTGATCACCTTTATGGTTCATCGGTATTATTACCTCACATTAAGGAATTAAATCTTGAGAATCTTGTCATTGCTTCTCCGGATATGGGAGGTAGTAAACGAGCAAATGCCTATGCCAAGTATTTAAATGCTGGCCTTGCCATTTGTCACAAAAGAAGAGAAAAAGCGAATGTAGTTGGTGAAATGACTGCTATTGGTGATGTAGATGGCAAAAATGTTGTTATTGTGGACGACATGATTGATACTGCAGGAACCATTGCAAAAGCTGCCGACATGCTAAAAGAAAAAGGAGCGCTAAGCGTTAGAGCTATTGCTTCACACGCTGTTCTTTCTGGTCCGGCAAACGAAAGAATCGATGCATCTTCGCTTGTAGAGGTTATTTTCACCGATTCTATCCAATTGGATGGTGTTTCTTCTAAGATTAAAACACTAACAATTGCTGATATTTTCGCAAAAACAATCCTTAATGTTTATAATAACGAGTCAATTAGCTCGAACTTTATTATTTAATTGATATATTTGCGGCGAATTTTGGTAAAACTATTTATAATCGTGTGATGGGATATGACTTGAGCCTACTTACCAAAGGCGATGAAATTTGTATTGAGTAACACAGCAAAAAAAGTAAAATGAAAACTTTAGAATTAAAAGGTTCATTAAGAACAGATCTAGGAAAAAAAGCAACTAAAGCTTTGCGTAGAGCAGAATTAGTTCCTTGCGAACTTTACGGTGGTGAAGAAAACATTCACTTTTCTGTACAAGAAAAAGATCTTAAAAAATTGCTTTTCACTCCTGAGGTGTATATTGTAAAATTCGATGTTGAAGGAAAAGTATTTACTTCAGTAATGAGAGAAGTTCAGTACCACCCAGTAACTGATAAGCCACTTCACGTTGATTTCTTCCAGGTAACTGAAGATAAAGCATTCGAAGTTGAAGTACCTATCAAAGTTGAAGGTTTCGCAGTTGGTGTACAGTCAGGTGGTAAGCTTGCAGTAAACCTTAGAAAACTTAAGGTAAAAGCATTGATGAAAGATCTTCCTGAAGCTCTTCCAATTAATGTTACTGAGTTGGGATTAGGAAAAAGTATCCAGGTTGGTGCTTTAAACTATGAAAATTTAGAATTATTGAACGCTAAAAATGCTGTTGTTGTTCAGGTAAAACTTACCAGAGCTGCTCGTGCTGCTGCAATGGCTGCACAAGGCAAATAAGCATTGTCAAAAGCATACTGATAGAAATATCGGTGAAAATACAAGCTCCCAAGCCATTGCGCTTGGGAGTTTTATTTTTGGAACCAACTTATATTTACGTTCACAATAAAATGGAACGAACTTATAACTCTAGCATAATAGATAAAAACTATTGATTAAATTGGCCTTTATTCTCCTTACAAATTACGAGTAACATGTTTAAATGTATTAAAAATTTATTCTTGGGAAATAAAGCCAATGACTCTGAAAAAAACGCTAATATGAAGTACTTAATTGTCGGACTCGGAAATATTGGACCTGAATATTATCACACCCGTCACAATGTTGGTTTTAGAATTTTAGATGCTTTGGCTGAAATGGCCAAAATTGAGTTTAAAGATGGCCGATATGGAGCCATTGCAGAATATAAATTCAAGGGGCGTCAGTATATTCTGGTGAAACCAAGCACCTACATGAATTTAAGTGGTAAGGCTGTAAACTATTGGCTACAAAAAGAAAATATTCCTGTTGAGAACATGATGATTTTGGTTGACGATTTGGCGCTTCCATTCGGAACTCTTCGCTTACGTCCCAAGGGAAGTGATGCGGGACATAATGGATTGAAACACATCAACGAAACCTTAGGCCATCAAAACTATACCCGATTACGTTTTGGTATTGGATCTGATTTCAGCAAAGGCAAACAAATTGATTACGTCCTTGGCAAATGGTCAGAAGAAGAGCTTGAAAAACTACCCGAGCTTTATAAAATCTGTATCAACATGATTAAGGGAATAAGCACGATAGGTGTGCAACGCACCATGACGGCTTACAACACAAAAAAAGAGCCTAAAAAAGCGAACAACGAGTCTGCCCAATAAGGCTTAAAATTAGACCTAATTATCTCAGAATTGAAAGTACACTATGAACGATAAGGTAAGAATTGACAAATGGCTATGGGCTGTTCGTATTTTCAAAACGCGA
It encodes:
- a CDS encoding NAD kinase; this encodes MKVALFGKQFSEDFLDSFKLILDEFNSHKIELCIYRPFYDSIVEELNFTPDVDEFFTQHVDLDKRVDFFFSIGGDGTFLNAVSLVQDSGIPIVGVNSGRLGFMADIARDEIPAAIADIFEGNYTIEERTLLKVQVGDNGLFKDFNYALNEFTVHKKDSASMITIHTYIDDEYLNSYWADGLIIATPTGSTAYSLSVGGPIVIPNTQNFVISPISPHNLTVRPIVVPNHQEITLKVEGRSDSYLASLDSRSVSFEALNELKISKADFKIKVLKLKTHSFYSTLRNKLMWGVDKRN
- the udk gene encoding uridine kinase, which produces MLIIGIAGGTGSGKTTVVRKIIDRLPKGEVAVLPQDSYYRDSSHLPLEERQKINFDHPNSIEFELLQAHLKQLKDGKAIDQPIYSYLTCTRSEETVRVEPTEVVIIEGILALTQPELRDLMDIKVFVDCDADDRLNRVIKRDIVERGRSVDVVLNRYEDTLKPMHLQFIEPTKRYADIIVPQGGNNHVAIDILTQFIQKNLKVSI
- a CDS encoding type I phosphomannose isomerase catalytic subunit; the protein is MNLYPLKFTPIPKEKIWGGNRLNSILNKEFNPDNQTGESWEISGLEDDISVVKNGFLEGNDLEELIEVYMGELVGDKVYDQFGIEFPLLIKFIDASENLSVQVHPDNDFAIEKHKAYGKTEMWYIIEAEKNAELFIGFNQTMNKNLFLDAIQNGNLPELINTEKVESDTCYLIPAGRIHAIGKGVLLAEIQQTSDINYRIYDWDRRDADGNTRELHLDFAKEALDYNYEKKHKTDFEHKMNATSELVKCPFFSTNILEFNKTIEKDYFHLDSFVIYICLDGECEIQYDDEETVSLTKGETVLIPASLKNLTLAPKQDTKLIEVFIQ
- the yihA gene encoding ribosome biogenesis GTP-binding protein YihA/YsxC, with the translated sequence MKVNTAEFIISNSEVKKCPKANMPEYAFIGRSNVGKSSLINMLTNHKSLAKISGKPGKTQLINHFLINKEWYLVDLPGYGYAKVSKNLRSGFSKIIYSYIESRENLVNLFVLVDSRHDAQQIDLNFMEWLNVNGIAFSIIFTKADKLTKKKLADNIEAYKKQMLVRWEEMPPYIISSSSSGMGQEEILNFIEETNKIVSF
- a CDS encoding ribose-phosphate pyrophosphokinase, giving the protein MKIFAGSKSEKLAAEIAKAAGLEVGNSSIINFSDGEFEVAFEETVRGSHVFIVQSTVPPADNLMELLMMIDAAKRASAYKVCAVMPYFGFARQDRKDRPRVAIGAKLVANLLMAAGVDRVMTMDLHADQIQGFFDIPVDHLYGSSVLLPHIKELNLENLVIASPDMGGSKRANAYAKYLNAGLAICHKRREKANVVGEMTAIGDVDGKNVVIVDDMIDTAGTIAKAADMLKEKGALSVRAIASHAVLSGPANERIDASSLVEVIFTDSIQLDGVSSKIKTLTIADIFAKTILNVYNNESISSNFII
- a CDS encoding pyridoxine 5'-phosphate synthase, producing MTRLSVNINKIATLRNARGGNTPNVCKMATDCERFGAEGITVHPRPDERHIRYQDVLDLKKIVTTEFNIEGYPNKEFIDLVLSVVPEQVTLVPDPPEALTSNAGWDTVTHKDFLIEVISKFKAAGIRTSIFVDTDLKNVEGAKATGTDRIELYTEPFATDYPKNPEESVRAFAIAAEKAHELGLGINAGHDLSLENLKFFNENVPNLAEVSIGHALVADALYFGMENTIQMYKRQLK
- a CDS encoding DUF6089 family protein, producing the protein MNRFILGILFFFVGHSIYAQNSSDAGIIVGANYYLGDINPNKQLYSSTPSIGFMYRYNMGPRYALRTSLSFGSLKGNDLDFDNKYQQSRAASFETELVDFSLQVEFNFQPFLVPLSSRAKRFSPYITSGLSYISSSSTTSSFAIPMGVGCKYLIGKRWTAAVEWAFKKSFTDDLDGLSDPNKLNIANKFHNDDWISFLGVTLTLQLFNDLECHAYDRIVK
- a CDS encoding 50S ribosomal protein L25/general stress protein Ctc, with the translated sequence MKTLELKGSLRTDLGKKATKALRRAELVPCELYGGEENIHFSVQEKDLKKLLFTPEVYIVKFDVEGKVFTSVMREVQYHPVTDKPLHVDFFQVTEDKAFEVEVPIKVEGFAVGVQSGGKLAVNLRKLKVKALMKDLPEALPINVTELGLGKSIQVGALNYENLELLNAKNAVVVQVKLTRAARAAAMAAQGK
- a CDS encoding alpha/beta fold hydrolase, encoding MKLNYKKLGEGPALIIVHGLYGSLDNWLSIAKELSQHFEVFLIDQRNHGNSPHSDSHSYTDLKNDLLEFMDDQNIEKAVLLGHSMGGKTVMFFAIDHPERVSNLVVVDIAPKNYSKISDYTPQTINHEHIVSVILNLDLSLFKSRTEINHELANHIKSEKVRQFLLKNLKRKDDKSFGWKLNIETISQYLPQIMDGIDESSFMKGKGITGFPVLFIRGEESNYICDDDHKKIRTIFPYAEITSIPKAGHWVHAEQPDLLIKTVNYFILE
- a CDS encoding CBS domain-containing protein codes for the protein MIAKDLISDVVPVLRESDTGLQALNWMEIFKVSHLPIVRGDEFIGLLSDNDIYDLNQVEAPIGKQKLSLFSPFVTQNQHIYDVIDKVSHLKLTVIPVLLDDGTYLGLITLGDLMQYVDKIFAVSEPGGVIVLELNSIDYSLSEIAQIVEGNDAKILSLYVKSSDTSRKIELTLKINKTNLTSIIQTFHRYDYTIKSSYLRDDDMQELLFDRYNAFMKFLNT
- the pth gene encoding aminoacyl-tRNA hydrolase; the protein is MKYLIVGLGNIGPEYYHTRHNVGFRILDALAEMAKIEFKDGRYGAIAEYKFKGRQYILVKPSTYMNLSGKAVNYWLQKENIPVENMMILVDDLALPFGTLRLRPKGSDAGHNGLKHINETLGHQNYTRLRFGIGSDFSKGKQIDYVLGKWSEEELEKLPELYKICINMIKGISTIGVQRTMTAYNTKKEPKKANNESAQ
- a CDS encoding 3'-5' exonuclease, yielding MLDGVKLEDLLFIDIETVSGEANFDKISPKLQDLWEKKSNYFRNEEESASDVYDRAGIYSEFGKIVCISTGVIVRKGTEKFFKVKSYYGHDEKELLAEFGQMLDRFCTKPSRNLCAHNGKEFDFPYIARRMLINGLKLPKALNIAGKKPWEIKFLDTMELWKFGDYKHYTSLALLCEIFNIPTPKDDIDGSMVGKVYWEENDLERIAIYCEKDILATAQLILRYKGEDLIPQINFERVLI